From Daphnia pulicaria isolate SC F1-1A chromosome 11, SC_F0-13Bv2, whole genome shotgun sequence, the proteins below share one genomic window:
- the LOC124315544 gene encoding growth arrest and DNA damage-inducible proteins-interacting protein 1-like, with the protein MSIITRVGHIVLTKSIGNSITVSKNAVLPLSRLSSSLTATSQNEIKEHEPSNENPADVLEAKRNKSKLKSRHYKILHGQMGVDPQNPLFPREETVRYRRKLIARHGLETGINLGIAWPTREELENQLEYDRVAHPFTIQEMVEKKKKLREEEANRIVERQKEINLKMGKLGSWMKELKDKNQKKEATARVAQEKKDALIEEVRQHFGYVVSVKDPKFQEMMEQKEKEAKKAEKDMKKKVRVERNAIKSIAFAEQISAEKETKSE; encoded by the exons atgtccATTATCACGCGTGTTGGACATATTGTTTTGACAAAATCCATCGGAAATAGCATTACCGTCTCGAAAAATGCCGTTCTTCCGTTGTCAAGATTATCTTCGAGTTTGACTGCAACTTCACAGAATGAGATCAAAGAACACGAGCCCTCGAATGAAAATCCCGCAGACGTTCTCGAggccaaaagaaacaaatccaAGTTAAAAAGTCGTCACTATAAAATTCTCCATGGACAGATGGGAGTCGATCCCCAAAATCCGTTGTTCCCACGTGAAGAAACAGTGAGATACAGAAGAAAGCTGATTGCCAGGCATGGTCTCGAGACAGGAATCAATTTAGGGATTGCATGGCCAACACGAGAGGAATTGGAAAACCAGCTCGAGTACGATAGAGTAGCCCATCCATTCACCATACAAGAAATggtggagaaaaagaagaaattacgAGAGGAAGAAGCAAACAGAATTGTGGAAAG acaaaaggaaatcaatttgaaaatgggTAAACTGGGTTCTTGGATGAAAGAACTGAAGGACAAGAATCAGAAAAAGGAGGCAACTGCTCGTGTGgcccaagaaaagaaagatgcTTTGATTGAAGAAGTTCGTCAACATTTCGGATATGTGGTCAGCGTTAAAGACCCCAAGTTCCAGGAAATGATGgagcaaaaggaaaaagaagcaaaGAAAGCTGAAAAGGATATGAAGAAGAAGGTCAGAGTAGAAAGGAATGCAATTAAATCCATTGCTTTTGCTGAACAAATAAGTGCTGAAAAGGAAACTAAATCTGAATAA
- the LOC124315397 gene encoding uncharacterized protein LOC124315397: MSKKKVKSKEDFINEPKVVALPGQTYSYGQTPAALCRQHFKEIAEHLNMSVEELARGVLDKSVGDQLTMLKDFYKSKFQETDAIYQPLLELYSSKEEKTDESPEKSSPQKRKTSEAPAVAVRKKKVCPLILSSESETEDKTNKADVKSSNKTRRQDVKTTIKRPTAANATLSKIQNSIEATIAYTETSTTEDSSVKPLIQEPVIADFNPDKPEEIKEIISKTTNEAHSNRPNIIKESTKEPKTVIDVVAGPSKTTTTEEEDFETFLFGKSPAKSKPPPRKKLQQRSLEALSQPTPERTRPFTFDEFDSPPSSQYSTPGLSTFESTCCSPSSRQRDLLSVARDIAALQRVVASGKKLGDSVSVSDTIKFTN; the protein is encoded by the exons ATgtcgaaaaagaaagtgaaatctAAGGAGGATTTTATTAATGAGCCTAAAGTTGTGGCTCTTCCAGGCCAAACTTATTCTTATGGACAGACCCCTGCTGCTCTTTGCAG GCAGCATTTTAAGGAAATTGCAGAGCATCTTAATATGAGTGTTGAAGAACTGGCTAGAGGTGTTCTTGACAAGTCAGTTGGTGATCAGTTGACGATGCTGAAAGATTTTTACAAGAGCAAATTTCAAGAAACAGATGCTATCTATCAACCACTTTTAGAGCTTTATTcatctaaagaagaaaaaactgatGAATCACCAGAAAAATCTTCaccccaaaagagaaaaaccagTGAAGCACCTGCTGTCGCtgtgaggaaaaagaaagtgtGCCCTTTAATTTTGTCGAGTGAAAGCGAGACTGaggacaaaacaaacaaagctgATGTAAAGTcatcaaataaaacaagacgACAAGATGTAAAAACCACGATTAAACGACCCACCGCTGCGAATGCGACATTATCAAA AATCCAGAATTCCATTGAAGCTACAATAGCTTATACTGAAACTTCCACGACAGAAGATAGCTCAGTAAAGCCCCTAATTCAAGAGCCAGTGATTGCTGATTTTAACCCAGACAAACCAGAAGAAATTAAAGAGATAATATCAAAGACTACAAATGAAGCACACTCGAATCGGCCGAATATCATCAAAGAATCAACCAAAGAACCTAAAACTGTGATAGATGTTGTTGCTGGACCATCGAAGACGACAacaactgaagaagaagatttcgaAACTTTCTTGTTCGGTAAAAGTCCTGCAAAATCAAAACCTCCACCCAGAAAGAAACTCCAACAACGTTCGCTAGAAGCGCTTTCTCAGCCGACTCCTGAACGGACAAGACCTTTTACATTTGATGAATTCGATAGCCCTCCATCATCTCAGTATTCCACTCCGGGACTGAGTACTTTTGAATCGACATGTTGTAGCCCTTCGTCTCGTCAACGAGATCTTCTTTCGGTAGCTCGAGATATCGCCGCCCTCCAAAGAGTTGTCGCTTCCGGGAAGAAACTCGGTGATTCCGTATCAGTTTCAGAtacaattaaatttacaaattaa
- the LOC124315161 gene encoding RNA-binding protein spenito-like yields MKRVSDRDASPFSKRSRSSLGHYDESSDDERGGAPPPRRRRSPSPSHRSRYPLPPDPPVMRERDDYPPPRSRPPPPSTGYKTLLVSSIHPKASDEVVKDSLYREFKKYGEVSIKLVHGAEPEDRLAYVSFRNPEDAREARHSKQRIILYDKPAVLEPVYEPSTARSTRARSRSYSPLPYRGEEERYIRPRSPDDRHRMYDDRYDYSLRGYGPPPPTGMYRDYRPPPYDYPPRGPSSYRGHSYYGAGGHPPVPHYERSERGGGSRGGGGGGGGAGGGGGGGGGGVCRNEEGGGGRGDRNHDRYENKKDRFPNYLHHIPPEEDPLATRTLFAGNLEINITEEELRRIFGNYGIVEDVDIKRPPPGTGNAYAFVRFENLDQANRCKVELSGQYIGKFQVKIGYGKATPTTRIWVGGLGSWTSLAQLEREFDRFGAIKKIEYNKGDTSAYILYETIEAAQAAVQDMRGFCLGGPDRKLKTDFVDTNPPTAHPPTAKTKGSSSSYDAATARSGAGDDYAGETNWNNGDDPNYRAGSGRTGRGNRSGYEKRPSGYRGSGADGDDWSANSSRRPPPDDFDAARGGSRSPSNERRTDDGGRFTGYRTLAEVARRSPSNWTGALVLKNSFFPTKLHATSGEAAIADLLLHDEKNQPHLRITQRLRLDPPKLEDVSRRVSASASHAIFLGLPGSTGGASSPTSDEAAGVQNRPLRNLVTYLKQKEAAGVISLANKNADVTGVLYAFPPCPFAADLLRRAAPSLSDETLKDDHLVIVVVKGGTA; encoded by the exons ATGAAACGCGTGTCCGACCGTGATGCATCGCCTTTCAGCAAACGCTCTCGTTCAAGCTTAGGCCATTATGATGAAAGCTCTGATGATGAGAGAGGTGGAGCTCCCCCTCCAAGACGTAGGCGTTCACCCAGCCCCAGTCACCGATCAAGATACCCCTTGCCTCCTGATCCACCAGTGATGAGGGAAAGAGATGACTACCCACCACCAAGGTCTCGTCCACCACCCCCATCGACTGGTTACAAGACTCTGCTTGTCAGCTCAATCCATCCCAAAGCCAGTGACGAAGTTGTCAAAGACTCGCTCTACAGAGAGTTCAAAAAGTATGGTGAGGTTAGCATCAAGCTGGTGCATGGTGCTGAACCAGAAGACCGTTTGGCCTATGTTTCATTCAGAAACCCTGAAGATGCTCGTGAAGCCAGGCACAGCAAGCAGCGAATCATCTTGTATGACAAACCAGCTGTGCTTGAACCTGTTTACGAACCCTCTACCGCGCGAAGCACCAGGGCGCGTTCACGAAGTTATTCACCGTTGCCATACCGAGGCGAAGAAGAGCGTTACATTCGACCTCGTTCCCCAGATGATCGACACCGCATGTACGACGATCGTTACGATTATTCTCTGCGTGGATATGGTCCTCCACCTCCAACTGGCATGTACAGAGACTATCGTCCACCACCGTACGACTATCCTCCCCGTGGACCGTCATCTTACCGTGGTCACTCTTATTACGGCGCTGGAGGACATCCACCTGTCCCCCACTATGAAAGAAGTGAACGAGGTGGAGGTAGtcgaggaggtggtggtggaggcggTGGAGCtggcggcggcggaggaggaggtggtggtggtgtttgtCGCAATGAAGAAGGAGGCGGTGGAAGAGGAGATCGAAATCACGACCGCTACGAGAACAAGAAAGATCGTTTCCCAAATTATTTGCACCACATCCCGCCAGAAGAGGATCCATTGGCTACCCGGACTCTTTTCGCCGGTAATCTGGAGATCAACATAACAGAGGAAGAGCTGCGTCGCATCTTTGGCAATTACGGCATCGTCGAGGATGTTGACATCAAGAGACCGCCTCCAGGCACTGGCAACGCTTACGCCTTTGTTCGTTTCGAGAATTTGGACCAGGCCAATCGGTGTAAAGTCGAGCTTTCTGGCCAGTACATTGGCAAATTTCAAGTCAAGATCGGTTACGGTAAAGCCACGCCCACTACACGCATCTGGGTCGGAGGTTTGGGCTCGTGGACGTCGCTGGCACAATTGGAGCGTGAATTTGACCGTTTCGGCGCCATTAAGAAGATCGAATACAACAAAGGAGACACGTCGGCTTACATTTTGTACGAGACGATTGAGGCAGCTCAAGCAGCCGTTCAAGACATGCGAGGCTTTTGTCTGGGCGGCCCGGATCGGAAACTGAAAACTGACTTTGTTGACACCAACCCCCCGACAGCTCATCCGCCAACTGCCAAGACCAAAGGGTCGTCTTCTTCCTACGATGCTGCCACCGCTAGAAGTGGAGCTGGCGACGATTATGCCGGCGAAACCAACTGGAACAATGGAGATGATCCCAATTATCGTGCGGGATCGGGACGGACGGGTCGAGGAAACCGAAGTGGCTACGAGAAGAGGCCGAGCGGATATCGAGGATCGGGAGCCgatggtgacgattggtcggCAAACAGCAGCCGACGTCCTCCACCGGATGATTTTGACGCTGCCCGAGGAGGTTCCCGATCGCCGTCGAATGAAAGGCGAACCGACGACGGTGGAAGATTCACTGGATACCGTACGCTGGCGGAAGTGGCTCGACGCTCTCCCAGCAATTGGACGGGCGCTTTGGTACTCaagaattcttttttccccacGAAATTACACGCGACATCTGGCGAAGCGGCGATCGCCGATCTTTTGCTTCACGACGAGAAGAACCAGCCTCATTTGCGAATTACTCAGCGATTGAGGTTGGATCCGCCCAAATTGGAAGACGTTTCCCGTCGAGTTTCAGCTTCTGCGTCTCACGCCATCTTCCTCGGCCTGCCCGGATCGACAGGCGGAGCTTCCAGTCCCACTTCCGACGAGGCTGCAGGTGTCCAGAATCGTCCGCTTCGCAATCTCGTGACTTATCTCAAGCAGAAAGAAGCGGCTGGTGTCATCTCGCTGGCCAATAAGAATGCAGATGTGACTGGCGTCCTTTACGCCTTCCCTCCTTGCCCGTTCGCTGCCGACCTACTCCGACGAGCAGCTCCGTCTCTGTCTGACGAGACTCTAAAGGATGATCACTTGGTGATAGTTGTAGTTAAAG GAGGAACTGCTTGA
- the LOC124315562 gene encoding mitochondrial inner membrane protease ATP23 homolog, with protein sequence MSDKPSEAAPVDKEDNWGYDLYPERRGEAARAKWWQIALFGAGQTNVEKTTCERNVYNCFENSPLVKLMYSALKASGCEIDLRRHIACEVCDVSVSGGYDPKLNQIVVCQNVVRNKGIIQGILTHEMIHMFDACRHQLDFKNIHHLACTEIRAANLTHCSFMSAMFQGDASPFRIRKQHAECVKMKALGSVMAVRPDVTKEEALAAIDKVFTKCYNDLEPIGRRIRRNSADMIRAYEEKGNYGYE encoded by the exons ATGTCGGATAAACCATCGGAAGCTGCACCTGTCGACAAAGAAGATAATTGGGGTTACGACTTGTATCCAGAAAGGAGGGGTGAAGCTGCACGTGCGAAATGGTGGCAGATTGCTTTGTTTGGTGCTGGTCAAACCAATGTAGAAAAAACCACATGTGAAAGGAATGTCTACAATTGctttgaaaaca GTCCTCTTGTAAAGTTAATGTACAGTGCATTAAAAGCATCTGGATg TGAAATTGATTTGAGGAGACACATTGCCTGTGAAGTTTGTGATGTCTCGGTTTCTGGTGGCTATGATCCAAAACTTAATCAA ATAGTAGTATGCCAGAATGTAGTTCGGAACAAGGGAATAATTCAAGGAATTTTGACTCACGAAATGATTCACATGTTCGACGCATGTCGACACCaacttgattttaaaaatatccacCATTTGGCGTGCACGGAAATCAGAGCAGCCAATTTAACCCACTGCAGTTTCATGTCGGCCATGTTTCAG GGAGACGCTTCGCCTTTCCGAATCCGTAAACAACACGCCGAATGCGTTAAAATGAAAGCATTGGGCTCAGTGATGGCCGTCCGTCCAGACGTCACGAAAGAAGAAGCGCTAGCAGCCATAGATAAAGTCTTTACCAAATGTTACAACGATCTTGAGCCGATTGGTCGTCGGATTCGTCGCAATTCGGCGGATATGATTCGTGCCTACGAAGAAAAAGGCAATTACGGTTACGAATAG